The region ACCGCTCGATTCGGATGTGAAGTCGTACGGGCTGCACTTGGGCTTTTCACGGAGCTCGATGTAACCGGCGCTCCGGGCGCTCTCGGCGAAGCTCTTGTCCTTGTGGAAGAACAGATTCGACACGTTGACGTAGGGCGAGTCTCTCGCGTGCACTAccggcggcggggcgccgcCGTCGGCGCTGCTTCCCGCAttgttgttgttattgttgttattaatGTTCGCGGAGACACTGGCGGAGGTACTGGCGGTGCTGATGGctgtggtggcggcggcggttgGGGCGCCGACGTGCCTAGGCCGTGGCGGTGGTGTTGGAGCCTGTCGAAACTGTCGCGGCCACAATCGCGGGCTATCGGGTCCGGCGTTGGAGCCGCTGGCCGTCCCGGCGCCGCTCGGACCCGCTCGAGACGATGACGAAATAGCGGCGACGACGGTGGTCGTACCTGCGGCGATTGGGCCCGATTGACCGGCGGCTGCGGGCCCGCCGCTCGCGTCTTGCATGCGCGCGCCCAGCCGCGGGCTGCACGGCGCCGAATTGGAGCCGAAGTCGCTGGCGAGCCGCGTGATCGGATCGAGGATCTGCGAGAGGCGGCGAGCCGACGACGAGCCGCGTATCTCGTCCATCGTCCTTCGTGATTCGTCGTTGCTCGTCGACCTTATAATGACGCCTCTTCCTGCCCGCCGACTTCTGTTTCCTGCCGTAGGATCCTCAGCGCATCTGGCAGCCCGTGCTTATGCTTCTTCCCTCCTCGGGTTATCGCGTTCTTCCTGCGAGGGATCGACTCGATACCGACGCTCGGGGAGCAAGAGCTGCTCATCCTCGCCATTTCGTTACTTCACACGCTCGTATGGTCATCGTCGAGCGCGACATCGGTCTCGGGCTTGCGCTGCGAcctaaaataaagatttcttttttgaagaaatattatagaacCTTAGTGATAAAGTAGGGAGGGACGACAACGTTATCGCGGATACGGTTTCACCGAACGATGGAAGCACCATTTTTTATGTATGGAGTACTGCTAGGGATATCATGGGCCTCTATCTTGTCAACTACCTGATATATTTTCTGATCGTATCTATAGATTATAACACTACGCTGCAGCAAAATTtcgcattatatattattacataattttaatagtttgATTTTAGTTACAGTTGTAATGTAATATGATTAACGATTCACCGAGAGAAAAGCGAAAATATTTGCTCAGGTTTCTTGCCGCTTCGTTatcgtgaatattttattggcGAGATATGGCGCCAAAGTCGTCTGTCGCCGAGCGTTTCCGACGTTTCGGCGACAGAGGCAAGAAAAGTGCGACGCGGAAAGATGGCACGCAGGGCtgcaaagtttattttaaggTCGACGTTAAAAGGAGCCAAATGAAAAACCGGATGGAGGGAGTGGATGAGCGCAACCCGTCTCTCGTTCTGCAATTACTACACGGACGACGGGTCGGCTCGTGAAAAATTCCAGCCTTTGCGACCTGCCTCAGGAAGTAGATGACGAGCACAAAGGGAACTGAACTTAAcgcaaatgaaaaaaataagaggaAACGGCTGCGAgtgttaaagaataaaaatcgagGGTAGCTGTGTTTCAAAATAATCTCAAAATGTGTTTAGAGAAACAAAGAGAAACGCTTTCTtttaaatgtacatacataaaatatattaacacgGAAAAACGGGAATTTTATCAAGAATTCAGATCATTCTGACCCGATTGTGAGTGGCTTCTGTTTTACGAAGGAAAAAGTttgaatgtattttttttttcactgttaaaaaattatttcagtaCGTTAATTCGTCGCTCGAGAGAgacgtataaattaaatgacaaatgttttaaatttttttcctggGAATTACGACGATGCTGTTCACTGTGTAATGCAAGTCGTGACTCGCGAGTCGTGACATGTGACATATATGTGACACGCTGTGAATTAGCTTTAAACGGTCGTGAGGTCACCCAATCTCTTCTCGCAAACTTGCCGCTAATTTACCGGACGGATCTCTTCTTTATgtcatttatattcatatgATTCTTGACAGAATGAATATTTCCATTCCTATATGATATTTGTACAATacagattaaaataatctttcaaaGGATATAACAAAAATCAGGAGCACACGTACACAGATGTGCAAATAAAAGAGAGTAACTAGAACAGACATTCTGTATATCTTTGACTAATTtgtagtaaattaaaaaaaatagatatcaaatatttttaataattttgaaacatttgaaaataatttaaagaattattgtaaattagcGAAGCTTTATATGTGCAAGAAGATGGTAAAACTTCAccttttcgatttaatttcaagaatctgtgtttaaaagaaaaagttgaataaaaattgaagtttCTCTGGAAACTCGTGATTAGTAACGTACGGTTGTTTTGCCGAAGAAAATTCAGATCGGTCAAAGAATTCGTAGCCACGAAGGGTGTCAGATTTAAGTACCCCCTGTATGCAGGCGATGCTCGACCTACGGTCCCCCGCGGTGTCcatgaataaatttcaaattaacttTCGAACGATTTCCGCGTTATACGAGGCGCGACGGAAGCCCTCCGCAATCTCGGAGGCTCTTACGAGGAGGCAGCCTTTATATCACCGAGGGCTCGCTCGCATATACTCGCTCTCAAAGTAAagcgcgccgccgcgccgcgccggagaCTACGAGGAAGACTTTCATCGACGGCGCTGATCGTAAAAGTATCGCGGTATTCAAAAATCCGAGGGCTCGCGCGGAATATCAAGTTGAGAGACGCGAGAGAAAAGTGCAATCTAAAAAGTCCAAATGCGAAAAAGATATTGAGATATGAATCCCTCTTTCtgaattgaaattgaaaacgACGATATTAAAACCGACGTTCAACGTTACAAAGGTAGGTTTTAATCAATTCttgattaacattttaattaacgtaaatAACTCGTCTATTTTCGCCGGAGAGGCAAAAATCGTATTGTGCAGTGcaattcttttacaaaaaaaaaaaaaaaaaaagaacgctACAAAAGCGGAAAAACGAATTAAATGTAGGTATATATGCATTAAATTCCGGTATAGAATTTTCTGTTTACGCGCACATTCGTTCGTAATTTAAAACGCCCTCGTATATTTGAAACAAACAATCCTTTACCGAAATCTAACGCGTGCAGCGCAATTAAAGAGGTTGAAAAACAAGAACTGATTGCCCGCACTGCAAAGCGAAAATATACAATCCGTCAGTTAATCAATCTTAAATTAAACAgtgtaaattaataagaagTCAGATAGATTCAGTCTAATTACAtacgaaataatttaactGCTGTAAACAATTTAGAcagacatattaatttacatatggAAGAGATTTCCTTAATCACAATAATTACATCGTGTTATCACGATAACAATGATTGCAGGAGAATGGAAAAGcggagagagagcgagcgtTCGGAATATATTTTCGGGAATATTTCCCGCAGATATACACCGCAGAGCTGTAACGGCAGTCAATCGCCGTTGTTAGAACGCTGTTTTGTCATTGCATAACTAGCGGCGGTCACGAAGCAAGCGGTAGTGTAGCCGTGGGCCGGACCGGCTCgcattttgcataaattacGCGTTCTTCTATGCTTCTGTCCAGCTCGGTCGCGTGATCGCGCGACGTTATTGTCGAAATGACGTTACCGCGGGGAGCGCGGGCCGTCGCTGCAGGCGCGGCAAAACAAATAGGCCGGCGGCACGTGAAACGTATGTGTATACAAGAGACGTTCCCGTGAACGAGCGTGTGCCGTCGCGTCGGTCGGTTTCCGGCTACCTCGCGACAAATTTCATTTCGACCGCGCCAACGGCGGAGGGGCGGGAGAGACTTCGAAACCTGATATCGCGGTGGCATCAATTTACGTGCGTATAgggttcatttttttttcctcgtcaAATCAAAATCTATCACACGCCAGAATCCAGAACACGAGTATTCGAGATACGTTGATTTACTCGTTGATTTATATAGGGATCGTTGCGCGCGAGACACCGCAAAGTTTCAGCTTTCTCGAACGCTTTGATATAAATACCTTCAGTTTAGACGCTATTTTAGTGTATTATATATCGTGACACGTTGACAcgattcttttataaaaatatgctcCAGTTTTGAAACTGTTCAAGTtgcaaataatgaaaaattggaAGAAACTCGTATCTAATATCTCATAATAGAATGAAATGACGTGAAAATTGTTCGTGGGATAAATTCCAGGGGTAGCAACgcgagagaataaaaataaatatcagcaTGCAAAATTTAACGCGATTAAATGCGATATGACGACAAAATTTATCgacaaaacaatttaatattttcgcaGAGCGGTATTCATAGccggatcttatatttaagaccctAAGTACTATCTTAAGATGTAATAAACCAATTACGGAGTATTAGCgtcttaagacggtcttgaaataaaaatggacTATGAACACAGactatactatatttttaaataatccacTTTAGCAATTTCATTGCTACAACTTTAATCGTTACAACTGTCAATTGTATAAAGTTTATCGTAATGTTGCCTCTTTTCTACCCTTTCCTCGCACATTCATTGAAGTGTCGCTCAGTGGTAACAATTTCTGCGATATCGCGTTTTTTCGACTATAGAATCACGTCAAAGATGTTTATTTCGCGCGTGTTCGCGCCGCTATACGATCACGAATCTCGTCACGGCGAATTCTTATCGCAAAACCCACGCTGTCGCGTTAACGTTCTCGCCGCCCAGCGTCCCGGAGCCCAGCTGTTGCAAAAGGTTTCGCGCTGATTCATGCCGGGGGATCCGCGGGAATATTTACGCACGAAAATCGGTGTCGCGACACCGGGACGGGACGGCGTGACGTCGATACGCGAGGCGCGACGGCGCGGCCGCGTATACGCGTTCGATTCCGCGAACCGCTCGTAAATTTCTCGCGCGGACGTTCGTTAAAGGAAACCCGAGAAGTTCGTCGTGAGAGAcagggagcgagagagagagagggggacgAAAGAGAAAACGCCGTACTCTGTGCGAGAGGCGCGGACAAAAGATGAATTCGAGACCGATGACCTTTCTCCCTCGAGGGAGAGAAgacacgagagagagaggggggaggagagaaagagagaagggaggGAAGAGAAGGAGAATAAGAGCGAGACGAGGTGAGGAAAGAGCGTTCGGGAAGACGCCGTTAGTCGATCGAGCGCTCGATGACTGTTTAGCATTCCGCTCTTcgggggggaaggggggaaaATAACGCGCTTCAGAAATCACCTGGTACGGCGGCGATCGACCGGCGGTGCCAGTTTTCAAACTCGTTTCGTCtcctctccttttcctcccTCCGTCcacgtcgtcgccgtcgctgtcatcgtcgtcgtcgtcgtcgtcgccgccgtccGTTGTCGTGCCTCCGTTCTTACGCGCTCCCCGTGACCCCCCACTCTTTGTTCACCCTTCGGCGCGGCTCTCTCGCGGCCCGGTCTCACGGGTCTCACCTCCGCGAGAAGAGAAGATTCGCGCGAGGCAGGCCGCGCGGAGAGgagtcgcggcgcggcgcggcgcggcgtcgccgAAGGGCGCCGACCAGCCGGGGAGAATAGTACCGACCGTAGGATGACAGCTCGGGCGCAAGTAGGTCAGGTACCGGAGCGGAGTGAGAGTGAGgcggggaggggagggaagaGAGGCGGGAGGAGAACGGAGCAGAGCAGAGCAGAGCGGGAAGGAAGATAGAGATCcccgtctctctctcgtccTCTCTCGGAGTGGACTCGCGGGCCACTCGAGGACCCTTTTCGtcgtctctccctctccctttcccccTCAGCGCCCCGGTCCCGCGAATAAAGCACGACGAGACGCAACTCACCTTGCTGCGTACGGGGCTGAGGTAACGGCCCGTGACGATTTGAAACGGGCGCACTGAACACACTCCATGTCTCCTCTCCTGTCGAACAGCAGCGGCACGAGCACGAGCAACACCGTACACCGTACACCACCCGTGtctgtgtgtgcgtgcgtgtacgtgtgtgtatatacttgcgtacgtgcgtgcgtgcgtggtAGGCGCGCGGGGAGGGTGGTACAACAGCCACGGTTTTCGGGGGCCTTCACAATCGGCGGGGGCCGCGCGGACGCGCGGTCGCCGGTCGGACGCGGACGGCGGGCATTGACGCGTGCGAAACGCGGACGGTCACGACGCGGTAAGCGCGAAAAACAGGAAAAACACGAGCGTGCGACGGGGTGGTCGCACGGTagcacgtcgcgtcgcgaaatACGCGTGCGAGTCGGCCGCGCTCGGCCACGCTCGGCCCGGCTCGGTCCGCCGCGGCGGCTCGGCGGCGAACGGcgagccgccgccgccgccgccgcgcggtggcgacgccgcgcgccgaaCGCGAGAGGCTCCTTCGAGCGTTCGAGCGCGTTACGTATTTATTGGAGTAATCATTGGAGTAATTCAGTAATTGATGAAACGTTATTCGATGCCGCGAGATGAATTACTGATAAATATTAAGCTGaagttaataaaatctattgaaTAGCGATTCATCTagctattaaatattattattttattattaatatttagtttattaaatattattttcaaaatctctccataaagaggaaaagaaagaaaatggcTTCTTATGTAAAGattcattttataaaaattgtctgTTGAAAGAAATTACCAGCGGCGAGAttcgaaaattattcttttaagattcgagataaaaatgtatggaataatgtaatatattgaataacgATATGCACGTACCTATAATGATGATTGCGCGTTAATTATTGCATCTTGACTGTGCCTTGGCGAGGCACGCAACCGTTTAATGTGTGAAGAGAGTTCTTCAATCGACCCCGACGCACAGGGGTAGATTGTCGATATCGAAATCGCGACATTATGGCACGCAATAGCGATTGTACGCGATTGTTCTCGTTATCACGAGCACTACTTTACAGGACACGTCCGATAATACGTCGCACGCGAGATTTACTATTggatatatagtaataattgcgaaaaataCATCGAATACATACCATTACATGATCCGTCACGAACCATTCCATGACTGCCTACAATTTGGAAAGCGTTATTTCGAGATTCGCAATATCGAAGAACGATATTCTCGAAGTATCGAAATTCGTTTCAAGTGCAAGCTAATGGCATATTTCGCATCGTAATTAAGTGGATCCTTTTTGACCGCACTTTGCGTGAAATGAAatgtgaatttaatttatgcagggaaaaaagatcaagaaaaaaatgaaaagtgcAGTTAAAGTGGAAAACTACTAGCGCAGGAGAGTAAAATACGATCgaaatactttttcttataaattatcgaaataattattataaaaagcaaTACGAAATATTGTAGTAACTATTGAAAATGTTTAAAGTAGTATATTAATTGCagtaatttgtttaatatcatTTCTAGCATTCAAAGTTTGAAATATTGAAGCttgtagtaaaaataaaattcgaaacTTATTCAacgtttaattattgtttttcacagattatttttaaaatctgtaaaCTTTTTGTTCACAATATCattttatgacattttaaGTCCTGAGTAAGTGAAAAACGCAACGAGTTCtatcaaatgtatatatttattcgtaatacataaaattaacacataaaatatgattatgtGATATTATCCGACATTAATAACACGTATTCTTTACGTGCTAaaacttgcaataatttatccCGATATGTCGGGTCttcaatttctttcaattcCTCTTCGAGTGTCGGCAAGTTGTTCCTATAATTACATACGATTTTTCTAAAAGACgaaaatgcagaaaaatcGGTACCTAAACGGTAATTTATCCATTTCACAGCATCCGGTAGTAACGGATTATCAATGGAATATCGCTGTGTTATTGATTTCGTTAAATTGAAGCacaattttgatatctttACGGGTTCGAAGACATCGTAATTCCTACATTTGTTAAATACCtgttgataaaaattcaaattacaataacttaaaatagagaatattaatatatatatatatatatatatatatatatatatatatatatatctaaagattttctattataaCTCGAGCATATTCACTTACATCGGTTTCGTCCATCTCGTAATCCGTATCTCCGAACAACGAGACGCTCCAGCAGAAAAGAGCGCTAATTGCTATTTCGGGATACTCATCAGCGACCATTTCGTTGAAGCTCTGGAAGAATACCGACAAAGTTTTCTCGATACATTCCAATTCGTCGCACCGTTTGAGCCTATACAACAGTTTGGACGCATCGCGCCGAATGTCCGCATTGTCGTCTACTAATAATTGCAACAGCATTGTCCACCAGTCCAATACGATTtctgtaaagaaatttttacattatactgTTACGCGAGTCTGATtttgttaaatgtaaaaatcctCGATTCACACATACGGCAATGTTCGACATCAATGTTCTTCTTAAAAAGTTCGTATAATATATCGAAAACTGATGATCTAAAATCTTTACTTAACGAACCAATCCAACCATTGTCACAGACTTTTCTATACATGTATTTCATCTCTAGGTGTGTCATCCTATACTCTACAtgcttaaaataaacataaaaatatattaggaAAGCTTAGTAATCATATTCGATAATTTGACATATCAAGAAAGATATGTCAAATACGGTAgggacaaaaataaaagagagaacaaATCGAAATagtaaaactgaaaaatgagtaaaataacaaacaaaCCTTCACTTCATGACTTAATGCCGTCATACATTTCCCTAACAGTCGCAAGTAACTGACACGTTGTGCGTCGTAGATATTTCTTGCATCaagtaaataatgcattttcttAACTAGATTACAAATTTCACGTTTGTTGAGGCGACATTTGTTTGCGTTCATCAGgctattgtataaaaaatcgaaaattgcATCTTGCAATCTAggatgatatttaaataaatataaatctctgGTGAAATCAGCAGCTACGCGAATAGCATAAGTGctcaataattttctttgctCATAAGATCCCTTCTTTAGTACTTCAAGAACAGTAGTCCAAGCAATGCTCTGTATCTCGGCTTCTGATACAATTAAAAGCTGCGAATATATATTGAACGCTTTACTTCGCCCATTGTGTACTGTTTGCAAGAAATTTGAATGTTTCTCCACGCAAAGTATAAATCTGATTATGGACACTTTGTACATTTGTTCGCCCGGTTCTTGTCTTAATAGACTTTCTTCAACTAAGTGCTGTTGCAGGATATGCAATATATTCTCCATTACAAAACTTTCAATcctaaaaacatgaaaaatgtgtcagtataaatgtataaagtcTGTCTCAAGTTTATGCAGTGAAGTGAGAAATCATCtttcttacatatttttatctaaattgtataattcaCGAAGGATGTCGATGTATACTCTAGCTATAGGAAAACAACTAAAGCTAATGGTTCTTCTTTCCAATCCTTTTAATATCCAATCTGTCATGCATAAAAAGTTTGTGACGTCAGATTGTAATAGCTTTGTGCGGATGGATGGCAATCTCATCAAGATCTCTAATATCTACAATTTAATCAAGAGTTAATATTCTAatcatatacattttttaatattgttttcaatttggaatattttaacatttttgtctTATAGCGAATTCGATTAGACGCaccagtgcgcactcagtgcacattaaagtcGTTGTACACAAATcaacataaagtatatatactttgtgTGCACTGATTCCAACTGAATttgctattatttatatttatattccatAACTGTCCAGTTTCGTGCTTGCCTGTAGCAAATAACCATGCGTGAGATTGGACGGAATCCGAGTATCTCGTGCTATACATAAAGCtgtaaataactttttcagAACGTTGTGGGCTGTACTCTCCGTTAGTAACGGCACGAGTGCTCTAGCTGCAAGTTCACGTGTTTCATGGACGGAGCTTCTAGCGCATTGCGACACCAAACTAACAAACTCATTTATCTGGAAATACACACCTGCCGTCATATCGTTTGTCTCTAACCGACAGAGGAAAAATTGGATTGTTCATAAATACCTTCCAAGCAACGTTCGTGCCGTCAAAATGATAACTGATATACAGTCGTGATAGCAGCAATAAAATTGCTTGTACGTTGGATTTTATCACGGTACCATTAATCGACACGAAagtttttaattcattcagaATAAAGGGCAATAGACTGGGATatctttcgaaaaatatttttcctgtcATTTTGTTATCCGTTGTCAAATTGATGTGATCCTTGGTTCTTTGAACACCAAAAATTCGAATTATAAGTGCGCTAAACAATAACGCAGCCGCGTTACGTTCCTATAATCGGAAATGATATTCTGCATAAGCATAGTTCGGCTAATATATtaacagtttttataaaaataatgtaacattactTACCGCCCATGTTTTGCTTTCGTAATTTCTAAAGGCAACCATCAAACCATCCGCAATATAATTCTTAACCATGTCTCCGAGTTGAGAGTGTCTGAATAAAGCTCTAAGAATATTCATCGAATGAGTTTTTATCTCGGTCATATCAAGTTCAATTTCCCCATActcgtttttattttctattattagtTCGCCTAAATGCTCGTACTTGGAAAATATAGTATCTCGGTACATTATGTTCTTTATCTTTTGCTGTGGATTAATTGTGCTTTCAAGCTGTGagaattgtaataaaattttcataaccGAGTGAAACGCGGACACTTCTGAATCATTACAGATTTTTGGTT is a window of Temnothorax longispinosus isolate EJ_2023e chromosome 1, Tlon_JGU_v1, whole genome shotgun sequence DNA encoding:
- the Thada gene encoding tRNA (32-2'-O)-methyltransferase regulator THADA isoform X2, encoding MLALLVESKKSTLRFTREELDMILLFLKYNLGEKMEYVPFVKKALRRLKDSLAVMQRQLSQELKMRSRYEERDIASEMYENALVLSYQTSERIERYVQDYVTFFVNLREICVGNLYPDATYVRRRSCLQILLLMQDFLCNESIFAHIDWEKEQAETIFQCLFLDTYESNKEIAYQIIKPMKPVLLSLDLEFQVVSIVNVALKLGSSMRPIDSVTAAYILRIAKLSFFIKNLHCNYCNVTEATTLRLVLLLYRKLREALSLAKKNIGTAIVKNSLYGYLFCMRSLLLDCDLRDTGTCKLWQSTVADIILLCFELNHTVSVVVNNSSPEGHLPMDLEMLNLDDASFPEKEIVTPQMVLLCSWRTVKEVSQLFGLFATKASIQTAESLNGLLTEKQIKDVMEHLVSLLCETKHRGAFEQAYVGFHQLCTRLWRLTNTALNELPVHWLHDILVGITGLMPKYTKLCATRRSAGVPFMIQAVLSSEPKICNDSEVSAFHSVMKILLQFSQLESTINPQQKIKNIMYRDTIFSKYEHLGELIIENKNEYGEIELDMTEIKTHSMNILRALFRHSQLGDMVKNYIADGLMVAFRNYESKTWAERNAAALLFSALIIRIFGVQRTKDHINLTTDNKMTGKIFFERYPSLLPFILNELKTFVSINGTVIKSNVQAILLLLSRLYISYHFDGTNVAWKINEFVSLVSQCARSSVHETRELAARALVPLLTESTAHNVLKKLFTALCIARDTRIPSNLTHGYLLQILEILMRLPSIRTKLLQSDVTNFLCMTDWILKGLERRTISFSCFPIARVYIDILRELYNLDKNMIESFVMENILHILQQHLVEESLLRQEPGEQMYKVSIIRFILCVEKHSNFLQTVHNGRSKAFNIYSQLLIVSEAEIQSIAWTTVLEVLKKGSYEQRKLLSTYAIRVAADFTRDLYLFKYHPRLQDAIFDFLYNSLMNANKCRLNKREICNLVKKMHYLLDARNIYDAQRVSYLRLLGKCMTALSHEVKHVEYRMTHLEMKYMYRKVCDNGWIGSLSKDFRSSVFDILYELFKKNIDVEHCQIVLDWWTMLLQLLVDDNADIRRDASKLLYRLKRCDELECIEKTLSVFFQSFNEMVADEYPEIAISALFCWSVSLFGDTDYEMDETDVFNKCRNYDVFEPVKISKLCFNLTKSITQRYSIDNPLLPDAVKWINYRLGTDFSAFSSFRKIVCNYRNNLPTLEEELKEIEDPTYRDKLLQVLARKEYVLLMSDNIT
- the Thada gene encoding tRNA (32-2'-O)-methyltransferase regulator THADA isoform X1, with protein sequence MQKNMNELRALLSGLRVSKRKGELDTDEKFAQQTDKWRNTVEYSVLETCAKHYSEECRLEMLALLVESKKSTLRFTREELDMILLFLKYNLGEKMEYVPFVKKALRRLKDSLAVMQRQLSQELKMRSRYEERDIASEMYENALVLSYQTSERIERYVQDYVTFFVNLREICVGNLYPDATYVRRRSCLQILLLMQDFLCNESIFAHIDWEKEQAETIFQCLFLDTYESNKEIAYQIIKPMKPVLLSLDLEFQVVSIVNVALKLGSSMRPIDSVTAAYILRIAKLSFFIKNLHCNYCNVTEATTLRLVLLLYRKLREALSLAKKNIGTAIVKNSLYGYLFCMRSLLLDCDLRDTGTCKLWQSTVADIILLCFELNHTVSVVVNNSSPEGHLPMDLEMLNLDDASFPEKEIVTPQMVLLCSWRTVKEVSQLFGLFATKASIQTAESLNGLLTEKQIKDVMEHLVSLLCETKHRGAFEQAYVGFHQLCTRLWRLTNTALNELPVHWLHDILVGITGLMPKYTKLCATRRSAGVPFMIQAVLSSEPKICNDSEVSAFHSVMKILLQFSQLESTINPQQKIKNIMYRDTIFSKYEHLGELIIENKNEYGEIELDMTEIKTHSMNILRALFRHSQLGDMVKNYIADGLMVAFRNYESKTWAERNAAALLFSALIIRIFGVQRTKDHINLTTDNKMTGKIFFERYPSLLPFILNELKTFVSINGTVIKSNVQAILLLLSRLYISYHFDGTNVAWKINEFVSLVSQCARSSVHETRELAARALVPLLTESTAHNVLKKLFTALCIARDTRIPSNLTHGYLLQILEILMRLPSIRTKLLQSDVTNFLCMTDWILKGLERRTISFSCFPIARVYIDILRELYNLDKNMIESFVMENILHILQQHLVEESLLRQEPGEQMYKVSIIRFILCVEKHSNFLQTVHNGRSKAFNIYSQLLIVSEAEIQSIAWTTVLEVLKKGSYEQRKLLSTYAIRVAADFTRDLYLFKYHPRLQDAIFDFLYNSLMNANKCRLNKREICNLVKKMHYLLDARNIYDAQRVSYLRLLGKCMTALSHEVKHVEYRMTHLEMKYMYRKVCDNGWIGSLSKDFRSSVFDILYELFKKNIDVEHCQIVLDWWTMLLQLLVDDNADIRRDASKLLYRLKRCDELECIEKTLSVFFQSFNEMVADEYPEIAISALFCWSVSLFGDTDYEMDETDVFNKCRNYDVFEPVKISKLCFNLTKSITQRYSIDNPLLPDAVKWINYRLGTDFSAFSSFRKIVCNYRNNLPTLEEELKEIEDPTYRDKLLQVLARKEYVLLMSDNIT